In Moritella sp. F3, a single genomic region encodes these proteins:
- the tatB gene encoding Sec-independent protein translocase protein TatB → MFDIGFWEIVVISVLGLLVLGPERLPVAIKTVSTWVKTIKGAANSVKDELSHELKIQEMHDNLKKAEQQGMNNISPELQDSIDSLRDAAASVTRPYADAESSTAASTSTVEQAPKIAEQAIEQDKK, encoded by the coding sequence ATGTTTGATATCGGATTTTGGGAGATTGTCGTTATCTCAGTTCTGGGCCTATTAGTATTAGGGCCAGAGCGGTTACCTGTGGCTATAAAAACGGTCAGCACTTGGGTGAAAACCATTAAAGGTGCAGCTAACTCAGTAAAAGACGAGTTGTCACATGAATTGAAAATTCAAGAAATGCATGACAATTTGAAAAAAGCTGAGCAGCAAGGCATGAACAATATTAGCCCTGAACTACAAGACTCTATTGATTCTTTACGTGATGCGGCAGCCTCGGTGACACGTCCTTATGCGGATGCTGAGTCATCGACTGCAGCATCAACATCGACGGTTGAACAGGCGCCTAAAATAGCTGAGCAAGCTATCGAACAGGATAAAAAATAA
- a CDS encoding cytosine deaminase: MPTLIKNVQLYRNNKFVDIRIENGIFSAIKPCGELDSTDCDIIDGEGGLATPPFVEPHVHLDTTQTAGEPNWNMSGTLFEGIERWSERKAMLTHEDVKKRATTTLKWQIANGIQHVRTHVDVSEPNLIALKALLELREELKEFIEIQIVAFPQEGINSFPNGKEIMRKAVEMGADVIGAIPHFEFSREYAIDSLHFIFDLAQEFDCLIDVHCDEIDDEQSRFVETVATLAHEKKMGHRVTASHTTAMHSYNDAYASRLFRLLKMSGISFVANPLVNIHLQGRFDSYPKRRGITRVKEMLAANINVCFGHDDIFDPWYPLGTANMLQVTHMGLHVCQIMGYEQIDQSLKLITDHSAQTLNIQDRYGIEEGKPGNLVILPADSGYDAIRRQTAPRYVIRAGKILAETKPSVTHINLPESEAINFKR; encoded by the coding sequence ATGCCGACTTTAATTAAAAATGTGCAACTTTACCGAAATAACAAGTTTGTCGATATTCGTATTGAGAATGGTATTTTCTCTGCCATCAAACCGTGTGGTGAGTTAGATAGCACAGATTGCGATATTATTGATGGTGAAGGCGGTTTAGCTACTCCTCCATTTGTTGAACCGCATGTGCATTTAGATACAACGCAAACTGCAGGTGAGCCTAACTGGAACATGTCGGGTACGTTATTTGAAGGTATTGAACGTTGGTCTGAGCGTAAAGCGATGCTGACACATGAAGACGTGAAGAAACGTGCAACGACTACGTTAAAATGGCAGATCGCGAATGGTATCCAACACGTTCGTACACACGTTGATGTTTCAGAACCTAATCTAATAGCACTTAAGGCATTGCTTGAATTACGTGAAGAGCTAAAAGAATTTATTGAAATTCAAATTGTTGCCTTCCCACAAGAAGGTATTAATTCTTTTCCAAACGGTAAAGAAATTATGCGTAAAGCTGTGGAGATGGGGGCTGATGTTATTGGCGCAATTCCACATTTCGAATTTAGTCGTGAATATGCAATTGATTCGCTTCACTTCATTTTCGATTTAGCGCAAGAATTTGACTGCCTTATCGATGTGCATTGTGATGAAATTGATGATGAGCAATCGCGTTTCGTGGAAACAGTGGCAACATTGGCACATGAAAAGAAAATGGGTCATCGTGTAACGGCAAGCCATACAACGGCAATGCATTCTTATAATGACGCCTATGCTTCTCGTTTATTCCGTTTGTTGAAAATGTCAGGTATTAGCTTTGTAGCTAATCCACTGGTAAACATTCACTTACAAGGTCGTTTTGATTCTTATCCTAAGCGCCGTGGTATTACCCGTGTGAAAGAGATGCTAGCGGCGAATATTAATGTTTGTTTCGGTCATGATGATATCTTTGATCCTTGGTACCCGTTAGGTACTGCAAATATGCTACAAGTGACGCATATGGGTCTGCATGTTTGTCAAATTATGGGTTATGAGCAAATTGATCAGTCATTAAAATTAATTACCGATCACAGTGCGCAAACATTAAATATTCAAGACCGTTATGGTATAGAAGAAGGTAAGCCAGGTAACTTAGTTATTTTACCTGCTGACTCTGGTTATGATGCGATCCGACGCCAGACTGCGCCTCGTTATGTTATTCGTGCAGGTAAAATACTTGCAGAAACAAAACCGAGTGTTACGCATATTAACTTGCCAGAGAGCGAAGCGATTAACTTTAAGCGTTAA
- a CDS encoding coniferyl aldehyde dehydrogenase, whose protein sequence is MSVAEIKMNDSDSIAEITAMEHIFSAQKEAYVTQAEWNLSERKKRLNQFKTAFLANKDALVTAVSEDYGHRSRYDTLIADILPTVAQFNYTLSRLAKWMKPTRRSPGLLLAPASVTIHYQPVGVVGIVVPWNFPINLAIVPLITSIAAGNRAMLKMSEFTPKTNQVLKKIIESVFDSKDVAIVEGEMALSAAFTKLPFDHLLFTGSTVVGKHVMRAAADNLTPVTLELGGKSPVIVAPDIDIKTAVNRIMLGKSLNAGQICVAPDYILCPRAKVAEFVSEYRKEFNHRYPAAMDNDDYTNIVDDRQYARLKSWLEDATQKGAKVETMQSGSSCDDQKHRMLPHLLLDTNEDMQLMQDEIFGPLLPILPYDSIDDAIRYIKARPHPLALYIMSFDNATQQKIQRETISGGVAINDTIMHVAAEDAPFGGVGSAGMGHYHGIEGFRTFSKSKTILKQGKFHSTRFVHAPYGNLIQKIILKFFLR, encoded by the coding sequence ATGAGCGTAGCGGAAATTAAAATGAATGATAGCGATAGTATTGCTGAAATTACAGCGATGGAACATATCTTTAGTGCTCAAAAAGAGGCCTATGTAACTCAGGCAGAATGGAACCTGAGTGAGCGTAAAAAGCGTTTAAACCAATTTAAAACGGCTTTCCTTGCGAATAAAGATGCTCTTGTTACTGCGGTTTCTGAAGATTATGGTCATCGTTCTCGTTACGATACATTGATCGCTGATATTTTACCGACGGTTGCACAATTTAATTATACCCTATCGCGCTTAGCCAAATGGATGAAGCCGACACGACGTAGTCCTGGACTATTATTAGCGCCAGCGAGTGTTACGATCCATTATCAGCCTGTGGGTGTTGTTGGTATCGTAGTACCTTGGAATTTCCCGATTAATTTAGCAATCGTACCTCTGATCACCAGTATTGCTGCCGGTAATCGTGCGATGCTAAAAATGTCGGAATTCACACCGAAAACGAATCAAGTGTTAAAGAAAATTATTGAATCTGTTTTTGATAGTAAAGATGTGGCGATTGTTGAAGGCGAAATGGCCTTGTCTGCTGCATTTACTAAACTGCCTTTCGATCATTTATTATTTACTGGTTCGACTGTTGTCGGTAAACACGTAATGCGTGCGGCTGCGGATAACTTAACGCCAGTGACGCTTGAATTAGGTGGTAAGTCACCTGTTATTGTGGCGCCTGATATTGATATCAAGACCGCGGTTAATCGTATTATGTTAGGTAAAAGTTTAAATGCCGGCCAGATCTGTGTTGCGCCTGATTATATTCTTTGCCCCCGTGCAAAAGTGGCCGAATTTGTAAGTGAATATCGTAAAGAATTTAATCATCGCTATCCAGCTGCAATGGATAATGATGATTACACCAATATTGTCGATGATCGCCAATATGCGCGTCTTAAATCTTGGTTAGAAGATGCAACGCAAAAAGGGGCTAAAGTTGAAACGATGCAATCGGGTAGTAGCTGTGACGATCAAAAGCATCGCATGTTGCCACACTTATTGTTAGATACAAATGAAGATATGCAATTGATGCAAGATGAAATATTTGGTCCATTATTACCAATATTACCTTATGATTCAATTGATGATGCGATCCGTTATATTAAAGCGCGTCCACATCCTTTAGCTTTATATATTATGAGCTTTGATAATGCGACACAACAGAAAATACAACGTGAGACAATTTCTGGTGGCGTCGCTATTAATGATACAATTATGCATGTAGCAGCTGAAGATGCCCCCTTTGGTGGTGTCGGTTCTGCTGGTATGGGTCATTACCATGGTATCGAAGGTTTCCGTACTTTTTCAAAATCAAAAACGATATTGAAACAAGGTAAATTCCATTCAACGCGCTTCGTGCATGCCCCTTATGGTAATTTGATACAAAAGATAATTTTGAAATTTTTCTTGAGATAA
- the tatA gene encoding twin-arginine translocase TatA/TatE family subunit, translated as MGGISVTQLIIIAVIILLLFGTKKLRNVGGDLGAAVKGFKKAMGDDAKDTKAESKVLEETTATKTDVTKETTETKKDKEQA; from the coding sequence ATGGGCGGAATCAGTGTTACTCAGTTAATTATCATTGCTGTAATTATTCTTTTGTTATTTGGAACTAAGAAGTTACGTAATGTTGGTGGTGATTTAGGCGCGGCAGTTAAAGGCTTTAAAAAAGCGATGGGTGACGATGCTAAAGACACTAAAGCAGAAAGTAAGGTATTAGAAGAAACGACCGCAACAAAAACAGATGTAACTAAAGAAACAACAGAAACAAAAAAAGATAAAGAACAGGCGTAA
- the ubiB gene encoding ubiquinone biosynthesis regulatory protein kinase UbiB has translation MTVVELKRFYHIQKIVLEYGLDELLPTQLKPLSARLARKSIFWIKNQHADKSSAERVKLALQQLGPVFIKFGQMLSTRRDLLPQEFAEQLAMLQDQVPPFDSQLAMQQIELALGKPITDVFDDFDPIPLASASIAQVHTAKLKSNNEEVVIKIIRPDIEPIIRADTQLMKRLSKALLKLVPEAVRLRPLEVVLDYEKTILDELNLEREAANATQLRRNFLDSKELYVPEIYADYSHKNMIVMERIYGIPVSDIAALEAQGTNMKLLAERGVETFFTQVFRDSFFHADMHPGNVFVDYRTPEDPRWIGIDCGIVGTLNREDKRYLAENLLAFFHRDYRKVAELHVDSGWVPSHVDVNDFEFAIRTVCDPIFEKPLAEISFGHVLVNLFATARKFDMTVQPQLVLLQKTLLYIEGLGRQLYPQLDLWDTAKPFLERWVKEQMGPQAVFSAVKQRAPFWAEKLPELPELVFDTLTKATKQQAKLDKLFTQAEQFTQNQAQSGKGRYLLSVGGVIMLCAAIVYQPDSTSLALTLASIGFGTTVLGWFKLK, from the coding sequence ATGACAGTGGTTGAGCTTAAGCGTTTTTATCATATCCAAAAGATCGTATTAGAATATGGTCTTGATGAGTTGTTGCCGACACAGTTAAAACCGTTGTCAGCAAGACTCGCCCGGAAATCTATTTTTTGGATTAAAAACCAGCATGCTGACAAGTCATCTGCGGAGCGAGTTAAATTAGCATTGCAGCAACTCGGTCCTGTTTTTATAAAATTCGGACAGATGTTATCAACTCGTCGCGATTTACTTCCGCAAGAATTTGCTGAACAGTTGGCGATGCTGCAAGATCAAGTCCCACCGTTTGACAGTCAATTAGCGATGCAGCAAATTGAATTAGCGTTAGGTAAACCAATTACTGACGTGTTTGATGACTTTGATCCAATCCCACTCGCTTCGGCATCCATTGCCCAAGTGCATACGGCGAAGCTTAAAAGTAACAATGAAGAAGTGGTCATCAAAATTATTCGACCAGATATCGAGCCGATTATTCGTGCCGATACTCAGTTGATGAAACGACTATCGAAAGCGTTGTTAAAATTAGTGCCTGAAGCGGTACGTTTGAGACCTTTGGAAGTCGTCCTCGATTATGAGAAAACGATACTTGATGAATTAAATCTCGAGCGTGAAGCGGCTAATGCCACGCAGTTACGTCGTAACTTTTTAGATTCGAAAGAATTATACGTTCCCGAAATTTATGCAGATTACAGTCATAAAAACATGATTGTGATGGAGCGTATATACGGTATACCAGTATCTGATATTGCGGCATTAGAAGCACAGGGTACGAACATGAAATTACTTGCGGAGCGAGGGGTTGAGACATTCTTCACCCAGGTTTTCCGTGATAGTTTTTTCCATGCTGATATGCACCCTGGTAATGTGTTTGTGGATTATAGGACGCCTGAAGACCCTCGTTGGATTGGTATTGATTGTGGTATCGTTGGTACTTTAAATCGTGAAGATAAACGTTATTTAGCGGAGAATCTACTGGCCTTTTTCCATCGTGATTATCGTAAAGTTGCGGAATTACATGTAGATTCTGGCTGGGTACCATCACATGTCGATGTGAATGATTTCGAATTTGCGATCCGTACTGTTTGCGATCCTATTTTTGAAAAGCCATTAGCAGAAATTTCATTTGGCCATGTACTCGTTAACTTATTTGCTACAGCACGTAAGTTTGATATGACAGTGCAGCCGCAATTAGTGCTCTTGCAAAAAACATTGTTATATATTGAAGGATTAGGTCGTCAGCTCTATCCTCAGCTAGACTTATGGGATACGGCAAAGCCTTTCCTTGAGCGCTGGGTGAAAGAACAAATGGGTCCTCAAGCGGTATTTTCTGCAGTAAAACAACGTGCGCCATTTTGGGCAGAAAAATTACCAGAATTACCAGAGTTAGTGTTTGATACATTAACGAAGGCAACGAAACAACAAGCTAAATTAGATAAACTGTTCACTCAAGCTGAACAATTTACTCAAAACCAAGCGCAGTCCGGTAAAGGACGTTATTTACTGAGTGTGGGTGGTGTGATTATGCTTTGTGCCGCAATCGTGTACCAGCCGGATTCGACATCACTAGCGTTGACGCTAGCGAGTATTGGCTTTGGGACCACTGTACTTGGTTGGTTCAAGCTGAAATAG
- a CDS encoding TetR/AcrR family transcriptional regulator: MTKSKRTLILDSALALFTVNGFHGTSTAAIAREAKVATGTLFHHFATKEALIEALYFEVKKEFAQALLQTNDPDSPFPLTNIWVNGVTWLVSQPQKMAFILLCSHSLYFDKKVQLAIWQEVLGFFTQLLNAGIQNGSVKDLPIPYLLTTCESILLSTASYVYALPAIDQKAAINSSINVIVDAISVQGADIHLLTR, translated from the coding sequence ATGACTAAATCAAAAAGAACACTGATCTTGGATAGCGCATTAGCGTTATTCACGGTCAATGGTTTTCATGGTACTTCGACAGCGGCGATTGCCCGAGAAGCTAAAGTCGCTACGGGTACCTTGTTTCATCATTTTGCGACGAAAGAAGCGTTAATCGAAGCTTTATATTTTGAAGTGAAAAAAGAATTCGCGCAGGCGTTGTTACAGACAAATGATCCTGATTCGCCTTTTCCATTGACGAATATTTGGGTTAATGGGGTGACTTGGTTAGTCAGCCAGCCACAAAAAATGGCCTTTATTTTATTGTGCAGCCATTCGCTGTATTTTGATAAAAAGGTCCAACTGGCGATATGGCAAGAAGTGCTGGGCTTTTTTACCCAATTGCTTAATGCGGGTATTCAAAATGGGTCGGTGAAGGATTTACCTATTCCGTACCTACTCACCACCTGTGAAAGTATTCTTTTATCCACGGCGAGTTATGTGTATGCATTACCTGCTATAGATCAAAAGGCTGCGATTAATTCGTCAATTAATGTAATTGTTGATGCTATTTCAGTACAAGGTGCTGATATTCACTTACTCACGCGGTAA
- a CDS encoding TatD family hydrolase — MKKQELIDIGVNLTNVAFHKDLPDVIARASAQGVRRLIVTGTDIAESQLAYQLTQDYPQQLYATAGIHPHDARHATDESWLQIKTLAQHDSVVAIGECGLDFNRDFSPRPMQEAAFAKQLELAAELNMPVFMHERDANERFIAILKEYRSALPAAVLHCFTGSASDLDACLELDLHIGITGWICDERRGADLYQLVREIPSDRLMLETDAPYLLPRDLKPKPKSRRNEPCHLPHIAETIARARGEDIDTLLSRSLHVTERFFQLPKL, encoded by the coding sequence ATGAAGAAGCAGGAACTGATTGATATAGGCGTTAATTTAACAAACGTTGCTTTTCACAAAGATTTACCTGATGTTATAGCGCGTGCCTCTGCCCAAGGGGTGCGCCGTTTAATTGTTACTGGCACGGATATCGCCGAAAGCCAGCTTGCCTATCAGCTTACTCAAGATTACCCTCAACAACTTTATGCTACTGCAGGTATTCATCCACATGATGCACGTCATGCGACAGATGAAAGCTGGCTGCAAATTAAAACATTAGCGCAGCATGACAGTGTGGTTGCTATCGGTGAATGTGGGCTTGATTTTAATCGTGATTTTTCACCACGCCCAATGCAAGAAGCTGCTTTTGCAAAACAATTAGAGCTGGCTGCAGAATTAAATATGCCGGTATTCATGCATGAACGCGATGCTAATGAACGTTTTATTGCCATCCTTAAAGAGTATCGTTCTGCGTTGCCTGCTGCTGTCCTGCATTGTTTTACTGGTTCTGCTAGTGATCTTGACGCCTGTCTAGAGCTAGATTTACATATTGGTATTACGGGCTGGATCTGCGATGAACGTCGTGGTGCAGATTTATATCAGTTAGTCCGGGAAATCCCTAGTGATCGATTAATGTTAGAGACTGATGCGCCTTATTTGTTACCGCGTGATTTAAAGCCTAAACCTAAGTCCCGTCGTAACGAACCTTGCCACTTACCGCATATCGCAGAGACCATCGCTAGAGCGCGTGGAGAGGATATTGATACTTTACTGAGTCGCAGCTTACACGTGACGGAACGGTTCTTCCAACTACCAAAGCTGTGA
- the tatC gene encoding twin-arginine translocase subunit TatC has translation MAADPNTQPLITHLIELRDRLLRASGAIIVVFISLVYFANDIYQLVSAPLIAQLPAGTSMIATDVATPFFTPIKLTLVASSFIAIPWVLYQIWGFIAPGLYKHEKKLIAPLVISSALLFYLGVAFSYFIVFPLAFEFFASVAPEGVTFAPDISSYLDFVLKIFFAFGLAFEIPIATLVLCWTGATTPESLRKKRPYIVVAAFIVGMLLTPPDIISQTLLAIPMLLLFELGLLFSRFYVKQDEIKDEEAGTD, from the coding sequence ATGGCAGCAGATCCAAATACTCAGCCTTTGATTACTCATTTAATCGAGCTGAGGGATCGGTTATTGCGTGCGAGTGGCGCAATTATCGTGGTTTTTATTTCTTTAGTATATTTCGCTAATGATATTTATCAGCTGGTTTCCGCGCCTTTGATTGCGCAACTACCTGCTGGCACAAGTATGATTGCAACAGATGTAGCGACGCCATTTTTCACGCCAATAAAGTTAACCTTGGTTGCTTCTTCATTTATTGCAATCCCTTGGGTTTTATATCAAATCTGGGGTTTTATCGCGCCTGGTTTATATAAACATGAGAAAAAATTAATTGCGCCGCTGGTGATCAGTAGTGCATTACTGTTTTATTTAGGTGTGGCTTTTTCTTACTTTATTGTGTTCCCGTTAGCATTTGAATTTTTTGCTAGTGTTGCACCTGAAGGGGTTACATTTGCGCCCGATATTAGTAGTTATCTTGATTTCGTATTAAAGATATTTTTTGCATTTGGTTTGGCATTTGAAATTCCAATTGCGACATTAGTTTTATGTTGGACTGGTGCGACAACGCCTGAAAGTTTACGCAAAAAACGTCCTTATATCGTCGTTGCTGCGTTCATTGTGGGTATGCTATTAACACCACCAGATATTATTTCACAAACATTATTAGCTATTCCTATGTTGCTATTGTTTGAGTTAGGTTTATTATTTTCTCGTTTTTACGTTAAACAGGACGAGATAAAAGATGAAGAAGCAGGAACTGATTGA
- a CDS encoding SCP2 domain-containing protein: MPIEMLVTAGIETLLNQLLKADTNTVDKIASLKGKVLKVNIAELPKPLYFIFSSQIDVLAKYDGDADCCMDIKLSSLSRLQDSSQFTALIKEGELDMRGDPMVASKFSIILKELDIDWEEHLSRYTGDVAAHKLLQGAKSSQAWLKNNMTIARHNIAEYLIEEIRLAPGALEIANFCDEVGELELQCKQFEMRLALLSRKEDA; encoded by the coding sequence ATGCCAATCGAAATGCTTGTTACTGCTGGAATTGAAACGTTATTGAATCAATTGTTAAAAGCAGATACCAATACCGTAGATAAGATCGCGTCATTAAAAGGTAAGGTATTAAAAGTAAATATTGCTGAATTACCTAAGCCATTATATTTTATTTTCTCATCTCAGATTGATGTATTAGCCAAATATGATGGTGATGCAGATTGTTGTATGGATATAAAGTTATCGAGTCTATCTCGATTACAAGATAGTTCACAGTTCACAGCCTTAATTAAAGAGGGTGAGTTGGATATGCGTGGCGATCCTATGGTGGCAAGCAAGTTTAGCATCATCCTAAAAGAACTCGATATTGACTGGGAAGAGCACTTGTCTCGTTACACCGGCGATGTTGCTGCGCATAAATTATTGCAAGGTGCGAAATCAAGTCAAGCTTGGCTGAAAAATAATATGACGATCGCACGTCATAATATTGCAGAATATTTGATTGAAGAAATACGCCTAGCGCCTGGTGCGTTAGAGATAGCTAACTTCTGTGATGAAGTGGGTGAACTTGAGCTACAATGTAAGCAATTTGAAATGCGGTTGGCCTTGCTGTCACGTAAGGAAGATGCATAG
- the codB gene encoding cytosine permease, translating to MAAQNDYSLGPVPKSERKGFIALSLVMLGLTFFSASMWTGGTLGTGLSYDDFFYAVLLGNLILGIYTAFLGYIGTKTGLSTHLLARYSFGTKGSYIPSILLGGTQVGWFGVGVAMFALPVQKALLGEMGVVLDVNTIIVIAGLLMTVTVYFGISALMVLSFIAVPAIAILGGYSVYLAVNDLGGIAEMQKIVPAVDKQIDFNTALALVIGSFISAGTLTADFVRFGRKPMAAVAITLIAFFIGNSLMFIFGAAGAAATGFADISDVMMTQGLLIPAIIVLGLNIWTTNDNALYASGLGFSNVTGIDSKKLAMINGVIGTIFALWLYNNFVGWLSFLSAAIPPIGGVLIADYFLIHRGQYAEFAKAEFETIRWQALIAVAAGIAAGQLLPGVVPVNAVIGGAIAYFVCCKVMAFKSINTTKKSDA from the coding sequence GTGGCTGCACAAAATGACTATTCTTTAGGACCCGTTCCTAAATCAGAAAGAAAAGGTTTTATCGCACTATCATTGGTTATGCTAGGACTTACTTTTTTCTCTGCAAGTATGTGGACTGGTGGCACGCTAGGCACTGGACTTTCTTATGATGATTTCTTCTATGCTGTATTACTTGGTAATTTAATCCTCGGTATCTATACCGCTTTCCTTGGTTATATCGGTACTAAGACAGGTCTTTCAACGCACTTGTTAGCACGTTATTCATTTGGTACTAAGGGGTCATACATCCCGTCTATACTTCTTGGCGGTACTCAGGTTGGTTGGTTTGGCGTTGGTGTTGCGATGTTTGCCTTGCCGGTTCAAAAAGCACTGCTGGGTGAAATGGGTGTGGTACTTGATGTAAATACCATCATAGTTATTGCTGGACTGTTAATGACTGTGACCGTTTATTTTGGTATTTCAGCGCTGATGGTATTAAGTTTTATTGCTGTTCCTGCTATTGCGATTTTAGGTGGATATTCGGTTTATCTTGCGGTGAATGACCTTGGCGGTATTGCTGAAATGCAAAAAATCGTTCCAGCTGTTGATAAGCAAATTGATTTTAATACAGCACTGGCTTTAGTGATTGGTTCATTTATTAGTGCCGGTACATTGACGGCTGATTTTGTTCGCTTTGGTCGTAAGCCAATGGCAGCAGTTGCTATCACGCTTATTGCTTTCTTCATTGGTAATTCATTAATGTTTATCTTTGGCGCCGCTGGTGCAGCTGCGACAGGCTTTGCTGATATTTCTGATGTGATGATGACGCAGGGATTATTGATTCCAGCTATTATCGTATTAGGTCTTAATATCTGGACAACCAATGATAATGCGCTTTATGCATCAGGTTTAGGTTTTTCAAATGTAACCGGCATAGATAGTAAGAAATTAGCAATGATAAACGGTGTGATTGGTACTATATTTGCGCTTTGGTTATATAATAATTTTGTGGGTTGGTTGTCATTTTTAAGTGCGGCTATTCCACCAATCGGTGGTGTACTTATTGCCGATTATTTCTTAATCCACCGTGGTCAGTATGCTGAATTTGCAAAAGCTGAATTTGAAACGATTCGCTGGCAGGCTCTTATTGCCGTTGCTGCGGGTATCGCTGCAGGTCAATTATTACCGGGTGTTGTGCCTGTTAATGCCGTTATCGGTGGTGCTATTGCTTACTTCGTTTGTTGTAAAGTTATGGCCTTTAAATCAATTAATACTACTAAAAAGAGTGACGCGTAA
- the ubiE gene encoding bifunctional demethylmenaquinone methyltransferase/2-methoxy-6-polyprenyl-1,4-benzoquinol methylase UbiE, protein MTDKSNNTTHFGYKTVESDQKVDMVASVFHSVAAKYDVMNDLMSMGIHRLWKRFTIDCSGVRPGHKILDLAGGTGDLTAKFSRIVGDTGSVTLADINDSMLKVGRAKLRDRGIVGNVTYVQANAEELPFPDNHFDLITIAFGLRNVTDKDKALASMFRVLKPGGRLLVLEFSKPDSEALNKVYDFYSFNILPKMGELIADDGDSYQYLAESIRMHPNQDTLKGMMETVGFESVEYHNLTGGIVALHRGYKF, encoded by the coding sequence ATGACAGACAAATCAAATAACACCACGCATTTTGGTTATAAAACCGTAGAATCTGACCAAAAGGTCGATATGGTTGCGAGTGTGTTTCATTCAGTAGCAGCTAAATATGATGTAATGAATGATCTTATGTCTATGGGTATTCATCGACTATGGAAACGTTTTACGATTGATTGCAGTGGCGTAAGACCGGGTCATAAAATATTAGATCTAGCCGGTGGTACTGGTGATTTAACGGCTAAGTTTTCTCGAATTGTTGGCGATACAGGTTCTGTTACACTAGCTGATATTAATGATTCAATGCTTAAAGTAGGCCGTGCTAAATTACGTGATCGCGGTATTGTTGGTAATGTGACTTATGTACAAGCCAATGCTGAAGAATTACCTTTCCCAGATAATCACTTTGATTTGATTACGATTGCATTTGGTTTACGTAACGTAACAGATAAAGATAAAGCATTAGCGTCGATGTTCCGTGTATTAAAGCCGGGTGGACGTTTATTAGTGCTGGAATTCTCTAAACCAGATTCTGAAGCGTTGAATAAAGTTTATGATTTCTATTCATTCAACATTTTGCCTAAGATGGGCGAATTAATTGCTGATGATGGCGATAGTTACCAATATCTAGCTGAATCAATCCGTATGCACCCTAATCAAGATACATTAAAAGGCATGATGGAAACCGTTGGTTTTGAAAGTGTTGAGTACCACAATTTAACCGGTGGTATTGTTGCTCTGCATCGTGGTTATAAATTCTAG